GGCGAGGAGTTCGGCGACGGAGTCGATCTTGCCGAGGAAGACGACGCGCTCCGCCATGCCCAGCTCCGCGGCGATCTCCGCCGCGCGCTGCCGCTCCGGACCGTCTCCCACGAGAATGAGGCGAGCCGGCAGGGCGCGCTGAATCCGCGCGAACATCTCCATGAGGTCCGGGATCCGTTTGACCGCCCGGAAGTTCGAGATGTGCATCACAACCTTCTCTCCGGCCCGCGCGAGCCGGTGCCGGCCCCGGTGGCGCTCCCGGTCGTAGATCTTCGGATCGACGAAGTTCGGGATGACCTCGATCGCGCAGCGGCTGCAGTCGAAGTCGCGATGCGTCCGCTCCCGCAACCACTCGGAGACGGCGGTGAGCCGATCGGATTTCTCGATCGAGAAGCGGGTGATCGACCAGTACGATGGATCCTGGCCCACGAGCGTAATGTCCGTGCCGTGCAGCGTCGTCACCAGCTTCACGTCGCGCCCTCCGTCGCGGAGCATGTCGCGTGCGATCCATCCCGCCGTCGCGTGCGGGATCGCGTAGTGCACGTGGAGGAGGTCGAGTTCCTCGCGCCGCGCCACTTCGTGCATCGTGACGGCGAGCGCGAGCGAGTAGGGAGGATACTCGAACAGCGGGTAGCGATTGACCTCGACTTCGTGGAAGTAGACGCCATCGATGAAGTGGGTGAGGCGGAACGGCTGGGCATAGGAGATGAAGTGTACCTCGTGCCCCCTGCGGGCGAGGCCGAGCCCCAGCTCGGTAGCGATCGCCCCGGAGCCCCCGTACGTCGGATAGCACGTGATCCCGATCTTCATCATCCCTTCCTCACCCTGATTCGCGCCAGTCGGCCACGATGCGGCGCGCAAGTTGCTCCGGTGTCGTCGACCCGTCCAGCACCGGAAGCACGACGGCGTTCTCCGGGACCTGATGGCGGAACCATGTCCGCTGCCGGCGGGCGTAGCGCCAGGTGGCCCTCGACACGCGCTCGATCGTCTCGTCCACTCCCGCTTCGCCGCGGACGAGCGCCGCGACATCCGCGTAGCCCAGCGCGTCGAAGGCGCGCGATCCGTCCAGGCCGCGCGCCAGCAGGTCGCGAACCTCCTCCGGCCAGGCGCCACCGCGGATCAACACCGCGGCGCGGCGTTCGATCCGCTCGCGGAGGAGCGGCGCGGGCCACTCCAACACATAGGTCGCGGTCCGCAGCGGCGGGCGGTCGGCCGGAGCGCGCGTCATCCAGCGGGTCAGCGGCTCACCCGTCAGGAGCGCGAGTTCTACCGTGCGCGCCGCCCGCTGCCGGTCGAGCGGACGCCGCCGCGCGGCCAGCACCGGGTCGAGGCGGGTCGCCCAGCGCGCGAGTTCCTCGCGTTCGAGCGGGTCCAGCCACGCGTGCAGCGCCGCGCGGCGTGCCGCGTCGAGCGGGGGCTCCTCGAACATCGGGTGCGTGAGGGCCCGCAGGAACAATCCCGTCCCGCCGGCGAGGATGGGGACACGGCCGCGGGCCCGGATCTCGCCGAGCCAGCGGACCGCCAGGCGTGCGAAGCGACCCGCGCCGTAGCGCTCGCGCGGGTCGAGAAAGCCGACACCGTGGTGCGGCGCGGAGGCGAGTTCGCCGGCGGACGGCGCCGCGGTCCCGATGGCGAAACCTCGGTACGCCTGTCGGCTGTCCATGGAGATGATTTCACCGTTCAGCCGGCGCGCGACATCGATGGCGACGGCTGTCTTGCCCGAGGCGGTAGGCCCCGCGATGACCGGCACGGGCAAAGTCCCCACGGGTGCGGCGGCTACCCTCGGCCGAACCGCCGGTCGAGCTCCTCGACGCTCAGGCGCACGATCGTCGGGCGGCCGTGGACGTCGTGTCCGGGCAGCGGGGTCGCGAACAACCGGTCGAAAAGTTCCCTCGCCTCTTCCGGGGAGATCTGCTCGCCCGCCTTGATCGCTCCCTTGCACGCCATGCTCATCGCGACGCGCTCGTGCTGGCTGCGCGCCGCGTTCACGAGCGGGGAGCCTTCCGCCAGTTCCCGCACCATCTCCCGCAGGCAGCCCTCGGCGTCGAACCGGGCGTGGGGCTGCGGGGCCGCCGTCAGGATCCACGTCCGCTCACCGAACGGCTCCAGCTCGAACCCCTGCCGGGCGAGCAATCCGGCGAGATCCTCGAGCGCCTCGGCCTCCGGGGGCGAGAACTGCAGGGTGACCGGAAAGAGGAGCGCCTGGGAGGTGCCCCCTCCGGCTTCGAAGCGCGCCATGATCTCCTCATAAAGCACTCGCTCGTGTGCCGAGTGCTGGTCGACGATGAGGAGCCCCTCGCGGGTCGCGGCCAGGATGTAGCGGTCGTGGAGTTGCCACAGCTCCGGGCCGGCGAACGGCGCCTCCGTCTCGGCCCCCTGCCCGCTCGCGCCGGCGTCGGCCCCGGGCTCGCCCGGCCCCCCCGCGTCGTCCCGCCCGGAGACGAAGAGCGCGAACTGCGGCATCTCCGCGGGCGGCTCGCCGCGGGGTTTCGCGACGCCACCGCCGGAGGGCGTTCGAAGGCCCCGCCCAGCGTCCGGCGCATCGCCCGGGATGCCCAGCGGCTTCGTCGAATCGAGCCGCGCCAGCGCGGCGCGCACGGCTGCGCGAACGGCCGCCTCGACGCTCTCGCGGTCGCGGAAACGCACCTCCGCCTTGGCCGGATGGACGTTGACATCCACCGCTGCGGGCGGCGTTTCGATGCGCAGGAAGAGGCTCGGCCGGACGCCCTCCATGACCGTGGTCCGAAACGCATCGTCCACCAGCCGCAGGAGAGCGGCATCCCGGAAGGGACGGCCGTTCACGAAGGTGTAGCGGCGCCCTCCCCTCGCGCGCGCCGCATCGGGCCGCTGGATGAAGCCCCGGACCCGCACCGGGCCGCCCGCATCCTCCACGGGAATGAGCGTGGGCGCGAGGTCGCCCCACAGCTGTCCGACCCGTCCGAGCCAGTCCCGCGCGGGGGCGAGATCCATGGAGACGCGGCGATTCGACTCGAGCCGAAAACCGACGGCCGGGTTCGCGAGCGCGAGGAGCACGAGGGCCTCGCCCGCGGCCCGCGTCTCGGCGGCCGCGCTCCGAAGGAACTTTGCGCGTGCCGGGAGGTCGTGGAACAGCGCCCGGACCGTCACCGTCGTGCCGCGCCGGCGCGGCACGTCGTCCACGCTGCGGATGCGCCCGAAGTCGACCCGCGCCCGCACGCCCTCTTCCGGACTCAGCGCCGTGTGCAGTTCGAAACGGCTGACCGCCGCGATGGAGGGCAGCGCCTCGCCGCGGAAGCCGAAGGAGCGGACGCTTCGCAGGTCATCCACGCTCCGGATCTTGCTCGTCGCGTGCCGGTCCAGGGCGAGCACGGCGTCCTCGCGGTTCATCCCGCTCCCGTCGTCCGAGACCCGGATCTCGGTCTTCCCACCGTTGCGGAGCGCGACTTCGACGCGACGCGCCCCGGCATCGACCGCGTTCTCGGCCAGTTCCTTGACGACGGAGGCGGGACGCTCGACCACCTCGCCCGCCGCAATCTGGTTCGCGACGTGGTCGGGCAGGATCTGCACGCCGCCCGCCCCCCGGCGGTTCACGCCGCGCCCTCCACGCCGTAGAAGCGGCGCGCGTTCGCCGCCGTGAGCGCCGCGGCCTCCTCGAAGGATGTGCCGCGCACCTCCGCCAGCCGCTCGCATGTGTGTGTAAGGTAGGCGGGCTCGTTTCGGCGTCCGCGGCGGGGGGCGGGCGCGAGGTAGGGGGCGTCCGTCTCGATCAGGAGCCGGTCGGCCGGAACCGCGCGGGCCCACTCGGCCAACTCGGGGACGAAGGTGATGAGGCCCGAAAAGGAGACGTACCAGTCCGCATCCAGGGCGGCACGGAGGAGTGCTTCGCCTCCCGTGAAGCAGTGCAGCACGCCGGAGGCGCCGTCGCCGTACTCTCTCACCCGTTCCGCCGTCTCGGCCTCCGCTGAGCGCGAATGTACGACGACCGGCAGACCGAGCCGGGCCGCCATCCCGAGGTGGGCCTCGAAGTTCTCCAGCTGCGGCCGTCGGGCCGCATTGTCGTAGTGGAAGTCGAGCCCCGTCTCACCGATCGCGACGACTTCAGGGGCTTCGGCGATGCGCTCGATCTCGCTCAGGAGGGAGGCCGAGGTCCGGTCCGCCGCGTGCGGATGGAGCCCCGCCGTCGCCCACAGGCCCGGCGTCCGGGCGGCCAGCGCCGCGGCCTGCTCCGCGTCCTCGGGGTCCGAGGCGACCGTGACCATCCGGCGTACGCCCCGCGCGCGGGCCCGGTCCACCACCGCGCCGAGATCGGGGGCGAAGCGGTCCGCCGTCAGATGAAGGTGCGAATCGAAGAGCGTCGTCCCGGCCCCCGTACCGGTCACCGTTGGCCCGGTCACCCAGGAAGGCTAGGTGCGGGCGGCGATCGCGGAGCGCCGGCGCGCCCGGTCGTGAATCTCGAGGAGAACGGGAGACGCGACGAAGATCGACGAATACGTCCCGATGAGCACGCCGATGATGAGCACGCTCGCGAAGGGCCGAATCACGGCGCCCCCGATGACGACCAGCGAGAACAGCGCGATCAGCGTCGTGCCGCTGGTGAGGACCGTGCGGGGCAGCGTCTCGTTCAGGCTGCGGTTGAGCGTCGCGTCGTACGCTTCCTTCCGCTTCTTTCTGAGATTCTCCCGCACGCGGTCGAAGACGACGATCGTGTCGTTGAGCGAATAGCCGATGATCGTGAGAATTGCGGCGACGGTCGCGAGGTTGATCTCGATGTCGAACAGCGAGATGAACCCGAATGTGATGAGCATGTCGTGCACGGTCGCGATGACGGCGGCGACGCCGAACCGCCACTCGAAACGGAAGGCGAGGTAGATCAGGGTCAGGAGGAACGACAGCAGTACGGCGATGACCGCCGTGCGCTGGAACTCGTCGCCCACCTTGGCGCTCAACGTATCGCCGCGCGCGATCTCGAAGCTCCCGGCGGAGTACTGCGTCTCGAGGCTTGCCCTGATCTGGTCCCGGATCGCGTTCTGGTCCTCTTCCTCCCCGACGGGCACGCGCAGCAGAAAGTCGTACGTCTCCGCTCCGACCGTCCGCAGCTGCTGAATCTGGACCCCCGTCGTGCCCCCGGCCGTCAATGCGTCGCGGATCTGGCCCACATCGGTCGTCTCGGTGAACTGCACCTCGAGCAGGACGCCGCCCGTGAACTCCACGCCCGTCCGCAGCCCGCCGCGAAAGATGATCGACAGGAGACCGATCGTGATGATCGCGGCCGACGCGAAGTACGCCGGCCGGCGCATGGAAAGGAACTTGTAGTGCGCGTTCTGGAAGACCCTCATGGTGACTTCGTTCCTATATGCTTACGGACTCCCGGGAGCCGCGTCGGTTCAGGTACATGATGAAGAGCGTCCGCGTCACGTAGATCGCGGAGAAGAACGACGCGAGGATCCCGATGCAGAGCGTGACCGCGAAGCCCTGCACCGCGCCGGTCCCGAACTGGAAGAGGATGATCCCGGTGATGAGCGTGGTGAGGTTCGCGTCCACGATCGCCGACAGGGCGTTGCCGAATCCCGCGTCCACCGCCGTGCGCGGCGTCTTCCCGGCCGCGAGCTCCTCGCGCACCCGTTCGAAGATGAGGACGTTCGCATCCACCGCCATTCCGATGGAGAGGATGAGACCCGCAATGCCCGGCAGCGTGAGCGTCGCTTCGAGGCCGGCCAGACCGCCCAGCATGAAGATGACGTACGTGAGCAGCGCTCCGACGGCGAGGATTCCCGCCGCCCGGTAGTAGATCATCATGACGATGATCACGCCGACGATCCCGATGATGAAGGCCGTGCGGCCCTGCCGGATGGAGTCTTCGCCGAGCGAGGCGCTCACGTTGCGCTCCTCGACGACCTCGATCGGCATGGGCAGCGCGCCGGCCCGAAGGACGAGCGCGAGTTCCTGGGCCTCCTGGAAGGACGCTCCGGGGGTGAGTTCGATCTGGGCGCGCCGGCTCAGAACGCTGCGGATGACGGCGTAGCTCTGGACCCGGTCGTCGAGGACGATGGCCATGTTCTGGCCGATGTTGCGCGCCGTGCCGCGCTCGAAGACCCGCGAGCCGCGCCGCGTCGTCTCGAACGGAACGATCGGCTGGTTGAAGGTCGGGTCGCGGTTCGCCGGCCCGGCATCCTGGAGCATGTCGCCGGTGATGAGCGGTTCCGCCTCGAGCACGTAGAGCGGCACGTAGGATCCCGCGCCCGCCCCGACCTGCTCCACTCCCCAATGGAGCGTGACGCCGCGGGGGAGCGCTTCCCGGACGCCCTCGAGTTCCAGCCACGCCGCCGCAGTAGGCTGATCCTCCTGCGGCACGAGATACTCGCCGAGGATCCGTCCCTGTCCGAGCAGCGCCGAGAGCGGCCGCGCGGTGGCTTCATCCACGGCGTCGACAGCCTCCTCCCCGGTCGCGAGCGAATCGCCGGCCGGATCATCTCCGTCGGCCCCGTCGGCCGAATCCTCGGCTTCGGCCGCGCCTTCCTCGTTGGCCGCATCCTCCGCCACGGCGGAATCGGCGGCGCCGCCGAGGATGTCGCTGAGGTCGACTTCCGGCTCGGCCTCCAGCGTGGTGACCTGGAGGTTCTCGATCCCCACCGCGTTCACGATCGCGCGGTCGATCCGCTCCAGGGCGTCCATGAACTCCTGACCGTCCGTGACGATCTTGAACTCCATGAACGCGGTCTCCGTGGCGATCCGCTTCGCCTGCTCCGGGTTGTCGACCCCCGCGAGCTCGATGATGATGCGGTTGCCGGAGCGCTGGATCGTCGGCTCGCGGACGCCGAACTCGTCGATCCGGTTCCGAATCGTCGTGAGCGTGCGGTCGACCGCATCGTCAAGATCCTCACCGCTGAGGGCGCCCTCGGGGTCGTAGATCTCGACCGTGAGTTGCATGCCGCCCTGCAGATCCAGTCCGAGCTTGAGCGGCCAGACCCGCTCGGACTCGCCCGTCACTTCGTCGACGATGGTCTCGGGCACCAGGGCGAAACCGCAAACGGTTATCAGAACGGCGATCCAGACCAACCGCCATCGTACCGAACCGAACATCTAGCTTGTCACCGTTCTTCGTGGGTTTCGTGATCGCGGCCCGCGGCGGGGGCACGAGCGACCCCGGTCGAGCCGGGCACTGTCGCTGCGACGTGGCAAAGGGACGCAAAGTTAGCCCAGCGGCCCGTGAGAGGAAACTACGCGGCGCCCCGCGCCGGATGGTACGTTCCTCCGCCGCGGCGCGCCATCTCGGGCGCCGCACGCCGGACCTCGCGCGGGCGGGGTCGACACCCGGGGCCCGGAGCGGTGAGGACGCTCATGGCAGACAACCGTTCGGAGGACAGGTCCGGGAAGCGCTCGCGCGGCCAGCGCATCGGGCTGTGGCTCGGACCGCTCCTCTTCCTGCTGATGCTCCTGCTCGACCTCGAGCCGGGACGGCCCGAGGTCACCCGCATGGCGGCGGTGGCCGTCCTCATGGCCACATGGTGGATCACCGACGCGATTCCCCTTTTCGCCACCGCGCTGCTTCCGCTCTTCCTGTTCCCGGTCCTCGGAATCGAACGGACCGGGGAGACGGCGCCCATCTACTTCAACAGCACCATCGTCCTCTTCCTCGGCGGCTTCATGATCGCGCTCACGATGGAGAAGTGGGACGTGCACCGGCGTATCGCCCTCTGGGTCATCCGCGCGGTGGGCGGCGGCCCCGCGCGCATCGTGCTCGGCTTCATGCTGGCGGCGGCCTTCCTCTCCATGTGGATCTCGAACACGGCCACCGCGATCATGATGGTCCCGGTCGGACTGGCCGTCATCCTCCGCATGGAGGAGCAGTTCGGTCGTGGCCGGACGCGCGCCTTCTCCGTGTCGATCATGCTCGGGATCGCGTACGCCTGCTCCGCCGGCGGGATCGCCACGCTGGTCGGCACGCCGCCGAACCTCTCCCTCCAGCGCATCTTCGCGATCACCTTCCCGGACGCCCCGCACATCTCCTTCGGTGTGTGGTTCGTCATGGCGCTCCCGATCGCGGCGCTCATGCTCGTCTTCGCGTGGATCCTCATCACGCGGGTCTTCTTCCGCGTGCCCGACGACGTCTCGGTCGACCGTGAAGTCGTGGAGTCGGAGATGCGGAAGCTCGGCCCGGTGGCCTTCGAGGAACGGGCGATCCTCGCCGTCTTCGCGACGACGGCCCTGCTGTGGGTGTTCCGCGCGCCGATCGAGATCGGCCGGCTCACGATCCCGGGGTGGTCGTCGCTCCTGCCCTACGGCCACCTGATCGACGACGGCACCGTCGCGATCACGATGGCCTGCGTTCTCTTCCTCGTGCCGACGCGGTCGCCCGGCGCAAAGACCGCCACGGTCATGGGGCCCGGCGTGGTGCGACGGCTCCCGTGGAACATCGTGCTGCTGTTCGGAGGAGGCTTCGCGCTCGCGCACGGCTTCCAGACCACGGGGCTGGCGCGGTTCGTCGGGGAGGGGTTCAGCGGGTTGTCGACCGTGCCGCCGCTCGTGCTGATCTTCGTCATCTGCCTCGCGATGACGTTCCTCACCGAACTCACGTCGAATACGGCCACGACGGAGATGGTGCTCCCGATCTTCGCGGCCGTGGCCGTCGCCACCGGCGTTCACCCGCTCCTGCTGATGGTGCCGGCGACGCTCTCCGCCTCGTGCGCCTTCATGATGCCGGTGGCAACGCCGCCCAACGCCGTGGTGTTCGGGAGCAACCGGGTGAGGATCGCGGAGATGGCGCGGGTGGGGCTGTTCCTCAACCTCATCGGCGCGATCGTCATCACGCTGATCTTCCGCGCCCTGGGGCCGCTCCTGTTCGGGATCGAACCCGGCGTCCTGCCCGACTGGGCGCACCTGGGCTCGTAGCAGGGAGAAGCTCGGGGGGCGGGGATTCGGCCGGACCGCGGGGAACGGCCCGGCCGCCACAGCCCCCTGAGACTGCCGGACCGGCGGTTACATGCCGGAGGCGTGCGCTCCCATCACGAGCCAGTGCAGCATGAGACCCCCGTCCTCGCCTCGCGAGTAGAGCCCCGCGAAGTGGCCGCCGCCGGCCCCGTCCGGACCCTCGGTGCCGTACGTGCCGATGCCGACCACGTGGCCCTCGTCCAGTTCGTGCGCGGACCAGCCGCTGATCCCGCTGAACGTCACGCCCGCGTCGAACATGGCCTGCAGCCCTTCCTCCACGGCCGCGCGACCCTCGCGGGCCCGCTCGCCCGGCATCATCGCAACCGCGTTCTCCGTGAAGGTGTTCGCGACCATCGAGGCGTGCCCCATGTTGTAGTGGGTGGCGAAGTAGTCGCCGCTCGCCTGGATGAGGTCGCCGCCCATCCCCTCGGGCATCTCCATCGCCGGGCCGGCGGACATCGACTGGTCGGGCGTGTCGTAGTTGCTCACGACCCCCTTGAGCGACCATGCGCCGTCCACGTTCTCGGCCACCGCCATGTAGTACCCGGAGTTGCGGACCTCCGCCCCGTCCACCGTTCCGGTGAGGACGTAGTGGCCGCGCGAAACGATCTGGTCGCCGAAGCCCATCGTCTCTCCCGGATGGATCGCGAGCTGCGACCCTTCCGCGTCGATCCGCGCCTGGAGGGCAGCGCCGACCGCCGCGCTCCCGTGGACCATGGCGCCGGAGGCGCTCCATAGGAGTCCGTCCTCCGAGTAGCGATCACCGACCATGCTGCCGTGACCCATGTTGAAATGAGTCTCGTAGTAATCGGTGATTTCCGTCATCGCCGCTTCGGCGTCGGACATGGCCGGGGCGTCGTCCATCGCCTCCGTCGTCTCCTCCGCCATCGCGGCTTCTTCCGTCTCCGCCCCGCCGCAGGCGACGGTCAGAGCCAGGGCAAAGGGGGCCAGGGTGC
This genomic stretch from Candidatus Palauibacter scopulicola harbors:
- the bshA gene encoding N-acetyl-alpha-D-glucosaminyl L-malate synthase BshA, with product MMKIGITCYPTYGGSGAIATELGLGLARRGHEVHFISYAQPFRLTHFIDGVYFHEVEVNRYPLFEYPPYSLALAVTMHEVARREELDLLHVHYAIPHATAGWIARDMLRDGGRDVKLVTTLHGTDITLVGQDPSYWSITRFSIEKSDRLTAVSEWLRERTHRDFDCSRCAIEVIPNFVDPKIYDRERHRGRHRLARAGEKVVMHISNFRAVKRIPDLMEMFARIQRALPARLILVGDGPERQRAAEIAAELGMAERVVFLGKIDSVAELLAGADLFLLPSEQESFGLVALEAQASAVPVVGSSGTGLDEVVEHGVTGYLHPVGAVDAMATSAISLLSDEARWDAFSSAARDRALARFTIDRIVPCYESLYRDVLADGDGSRVATE
- the miaA gene encoding tRNA (adenosine(37)-N6)-dimethylallyltransferase MiaA — encoded protein: MPVIAGPTASGKTAVAIDVARRLNGEIISMDSRQAYRGFAIGTAAPSAGELASAPHHGVGFLDPRERYGAGRFARLAVRWLGEIRARGRVPILAGGTGLFLRALTHPMFEEPPLDAARRAALHAWLDPLEREELARWATRLDPVLAARRRPLDRQRAARTVELALLTGEPLTRWMTRAPADRPPLRTATYVLEWPAPLLRERIERRAAVLIRGGAWPEEVRDLLARGLDGSRAFDALGYADVAALVRGEAGVDETIERVSRATWRYARRQRTWFRHQVPENAVVLPVLDGSTTPEQLARRIVADWRESG
- the mutL gene encoding DNA mismatch repair endonuclease MutL codes for the protein MNRRGAGGVQILPDHVANQIAAGEVVERPASVVKELAENAVDAGARRVEVALRNGGKTEIRVSDDGSGMNREDAVLALDRHATSKIRSVDDLRSVRSFGFRGEALPSIAAVSRFELHTALSPEEGVRARVDFGRIRSVDDVPRRRGTTVTVRALFHDLPARAKFLRSAAAETRAAGEALVLLALANPAVGFRLESNRRVSMDLAPARDWLGRVGQLWGDLAPTLIPVEDAGGPVRVRGFIQRPDAARARGGRRYTFVNGRPFRDAALLRLVDDAFRTTVMEGVRPSLFLRIETPPAAVDVNVHPAKAEVRFRDRESVEAAVRAAVRAALARLDSTKPLGIPGDAPDAGRGLRTPSGGGVAKPRGEPPAEMPQFALFVSGRDDAGGPGEPGADAGASGQGAETEAPFAGPELWQLHDRYILAATREGLLIVDQHSAHERVLYEEIMARFEAGGGTSQALLFPVTLQFSPPEAEALEDLAGLLARQGFELEPFGERTWILTAAPQPHARFDAEGCLREMVRELAEGSPLVNAARSQHERVAMSMACKGAIKAGEQISPEEARELFDRLFATPLPGHDVHGRPTIVRLSVEELDRRFGRG
- a CDS encoding TatD family hydrolase; translation: MTGTGAGTTLFDSHLHLTADRFAPDLGAVVDRARARGVRRMVTVASDPEDAEQAAALAARTPGLWATAGLHPHAADRTSASLLSEIERIAEAPEVVAIGETGLDFHYDNAARRPQLENFEAHLGMAARLGLPVVVHSRSAEAETAERVREYGDGASGVLHCFTGGEALLRAALDADWYVSFSGLITFVPELAEWARAVPADRLLIETDAPYLAPAPRRGRRNEPAYLTHTCERLAEVRGTSFEEAAALTAANARRFYGVEGAA
- the secF gene encoding protein translocase subunit SecF, whose product is MRVFQNAHYKFLSMRRPAYFASAAIITIGLLSIIFRGGLRTGVEFTGGVLLEVQFTETTDVGQIRDALTAGGTTGVQIQQLRTVGAETYDFLLRVPVGEEEDQNAIRDQIRASLETQYSAGSFEIARGDTLSAKVGDEFQRTAVIAVLLSFLLTLIYLAFRFEWRFGVAAVIATVHDMLITFGFISLFDIEINLATVAAILTIIGYSLNDTIVVFDRVRENLRKKRKEAYDATLNRSLNETLPRTVLTSGTTLIALFSLVVIGGAVIRPFASVLIIGVLIGTYSSIFVASPVLLEIHDRARRRSAIAART
- the secD gene encoding protein translocase subunit SecD, yielding MPETIVDEVTGESERVWPLKLGLDLQGGMQLTVEIYDPEGALSGEDLDDAVDRTLTTIRNRIDEFGVREPTIQRSGNRIIIELAGVDNPEQAKRIATETAFMEFKIVTDGQEFMDALERIDRAIVNAVGIENLQVTTLEAEPEVDLSDILGGAADSAVAEDAANEEGAAEAEDSADGADGDDPAGDSLATGEEAVDAVDEATARPLSALLGQGRILGEYLVPQEDQPTAAAWLELEGVREALPRGVTLHWGVEQVGAGAGSYVPLYVLEAEPLITGDMLQDAGPANRDPTFNQPIVPFETTRRGSRVFERGTARNIGQNMAIVLDDRVQSYAVIRSVLSRRAQIELTPGASFQEAQELALVLRAGALPMPIEVVEERNVSASLGEDSIRQGRTAFIIGIVGVIIVMMIYYRAAGILAVGALLTYVIFMLGGLAGLEATLTLPGIAGLILSIGMAVDANVLIFERVREELAAGKTPRTAVDAGFGNALSAIVDANLTTLITGIILFQFGTGAVQGFAVTLCIGILASFFSAIYVTRTLFIMYLNRRGSRESVSI
- a CDS encoding SLC13 family permease produces the protein MADNRSEDRSGKRSRGQRIGLWLGPLLFLLMLLLDLEPGRPEVTRMAAVAVLMATWWITDAIPLFATALLPLFLFPVLGIERTGETAPIYFNSTIVLFLGGFMIALTMEKWDVHRRIALWVIRAVGGGPARIVLGFMLAAAFLSMWISNTATAIMMVPVGLAVILRMEEQFGRGRTRAFSVSIMLGIAYACSAGGIATLVGTPPNLSLQRIFAITFPDAPHISFGVWFVMALPIAALMLVFAWILITRVFFRVPDDVSVDREVVESEMRKLGPVAFEERAILAVFATTALLWVFRAPIEIGRLTIPGWSSLLPYGHLIDDGTVAITMACVLFLVPTRSPGAKTATVMGPGVVRRLPWNIVLLFGGGFALAHGFQTTGLARFVGEGFSGLSTVPPLVLIFVICLAMTFLTELTSNTATTEMVLPIFAAVAVATGVHPLLLMVPATLSASCAFMMPVATPPNAVVFGSNRVRIAEMARVGLFLNLIGAIVITLIFRALGPLLFGIEPGVLPDWAHLGS
- a CDS encoding nuclear transport factor 2 family protein, which translates into the protein MRIRTLAPFALALTVACGGAETEEAAMAEETTEAMDDAPAMSDAEAAMTEITDYYETHFNMGHGSMVGDRYSEDGLLWSASGAMVHGSAAVGAALQARIDAEGSQLAIHPGETMGFGDQIVSRGHYVLTGTVDGAEVRNSGYYMAVAENVDGAWSLKGVVSNYDTPDQSMSAGPAMEMPEGMGGDLIQASGDYFATHYNMGHASMVANTFTENAVAMMPGERAREGRAAVEEGLQAMFDAGVTFSGISGWSAHELDEGHVVGIGTYGTEGPDGAGGGHFAGLYSRGEDGGLMLHWLVMGAHASGM